From a region of the Daphnia pulicaria isolate SC F1-1A chromosome 1, SC_F0-13Bv2, whole genome shotgun sequence genome:
- the LOC124322648 gene encoding dynein axonemal intermediate chain 3-like isoform X1: MEDPTTTTNQLQVIVYTSSLPRKCQFVCKDASDHAELTAEFPPVTVAELFSYPIRRRTRGVQAAGGSRTGSSQTMLNYPRHATSQYEARQFNHQEIDHHLNSIGFQTFLSKASLRVERVLVENCLFNPFIDHVNRLICSDDSLDPARANDSPRKPVMKHCAGPAPRRLMHQSDLCEGKFVSSLHCHPTFPGVIAAGYASKIQMEQRQLYRDSSRNNGRHYAIIWKTTQLLEPTIILEAPDDILCIRFNHHHPYVLAASCHSGMIVVWDVSGYVALMKGPKNKWQQVRAKEITPVVIPVAATLENYPCTSKRIEWTPNSVEFSAKGPTGVTANKNLWQLYSCYDGFMTVWDIRLMEESFKPTSLPVPRLPSRVRPAFKIFPVVKDKRRDVAITCFAMIDHSEKKGHTRLSELVSYPPICIAGTDEGEIFIIDWRNYSDMERGAACTANLCIAFHDGAVVDIIPAPHISNTVLSIGGRIWALWKSVELEGPVLELAPRPVTIQSAAWSPWQTSIVAIGLADGLVEIWDIILSTSRPQRQMRISKSAITSIGFGRDDEGTYIAITDADGTGKITLLPFFTKSLCPGVRELTRVEKFMDSEVHHRLSMAQMLQPAPVAPQLHLPESPLIYSNREAYMEDFKILEKKILKDVGDV; this comes from the exons ATGGAAGACCCGACAACAACCACAAATCAG CTGCAAGTGATTGTTTACACAAGTTCTCTGCCGAGAAAGTGTCAATTCGTCTGCAAGGATGCCTCGGATCACGCCGAACTCACGGCCGAATTTCCGCCCGTTACCGTCGCCGAACTCTTCTCCTATCCCATCCGCCGGCGCACTCGTGGTGTCCAG GCAGCTGGAGGATCCAGGACCGGAAGTTCGCAGACCATGTTGaa TTACCCGAGGCATGCCACAAGTCAATATGAAGCGAGGCAGTTTAACCACCAAGAAATCGATCACCACTTAAATTCCATTGGCTTCCAAACATTCCTCAGCAAAGCTTCGTTGCG AGTTGAGCGAGTCCTGGTCGAGAATTGTCTTTTCAATCCGTTCATCGACCACGTCAACCGATTGATTTGTTCGGACGATAGTCTCGATCCGGCCAGAGCAAATGACAGCCCTCGCAAACCGGTTATGAAACATTGCGCTGGTCCGGCTCCCAGACGGTTGATGCACCAAAGTGATTTATGCGAAGGCAAATTCGTTTCTTCTCTTCACTGCCATCCGACTTTCCCTG GGGTCATTGCGGCCGGATACGCCTCGAAAATCCAGATGGAACAGAGACAATTATATCGGGATTCCAGCCGCAACAACGGACGCCATTACGCCATTATCTGGAAAACTACTCAACTGCTGGAACCGACA ATCATTTTGGAAGCTCCTGATGACATCTTGTGCATCCGattcaaccaccaccacccgtaCGTATTGGCAGCATCCTGCCATTCGGGCATGATCGTCGTTTGGGATGTGTCCGGTTACGTGGCACTCATGAAAGGTCCGAAAAACAAATGGCAGCAGGTTCGTGCCAAAGAAATCACTCCGGTTGTCATTCCGGTAGCCGCAACTTTAGAAAACTATCCGTGCACCAGCAAACGTATAGAATGGACTCCTAACTCGGTCGAG TTTTCAGCTAAAGGACCAACAGGAGTCACTGCCAACAAAAATCTGTGGCAACTCTACAGTTGTTATGACGGATTCATGACGGTTTGGGACATTCGCTTGATGGAAGAAAGTTTCAAACCCACCTCCCTTCCGGTTCCTCGCTTGCCCAGTCGCGTCAGACCTgctttcaaa ATATTTCCGGTGGTCAAAGATAAGCGACGTGACGTGGCCATCACGTGCTTCGCCATGATAGATCACTCGGAAAAGAAGGGCCACA CGCGACTTTCTGAATTGGTATCCTACCCACCAATCTGCATCGCTGGAACGGACGAAGGAGAAATCTTTATCATCGACTGGAGAAACTATTCGGATATGGAACGCGGTGCAG cttGCACGGCAAATTTGTGCATCGCTTTCCATGACGGCGCTGTGGTGGACATTATTCCGGCTCCTCATATTTCCAATACAGTTTTATCAATCGGCGGTCGGATTTGGGCCCTCTGGAAGTCCGTTGAACTG GAGGGCCCTGTATTAGAACTGGCTCCGAGACCGGTTACGATCCAATCGGCTGCTTGGTCACCCTGGCAAACGTCGATAGTAGCCATAGGATTAGCAGATGGCCTGGTGGAAATTTGGGATATCATCCTTTCTACATCGAGACCACAGCGACAAATGCGCATTTCTAAATCGGCCATTACGT CCATCGGCTTCGGTCGGGATGACGAAGGAACTTATATCGCCATAACGGACGCAGACGGAACGGGCAAAATTACCTTGCTGCCTTTTTTCACCAAAAGTCTGTGTCCAGGAGTCAGAGAG CTCACAAGAGTCGAGAAATTCATGGATAGTGAAGTACATCACCGTTTGTCCATGGCCCAAATGTTGCAACCCGCCCCAGTTGCCCCACAGCTCCACCTGCCTGAATCCCCATTAATCTACAGCAATCGCGAGGCGTACATGGAAGATTTCAAGATTCTCGAGAAAAAGATTCTCAAAGATGTCGGTGATGTTTGA
- the LOC124322648 gene encoding dynein axonemal intermediate chain 3-like isoform X2 codes for MPRITPNSRPNFRPLPSPNSSPIPSAGALVVSSYPRHATSQYEARQFNHQEIDHHLNSIGFQTFLSKASLRVERVLVENCLFNPFIDHVNRLICSDDSLDPARANDSPRKPVMKHCAGPAPRRLMHQSDLCEGKFVSSLHCHPTFPGVIAAGYASKIQMEQRQLYRDSSRNNGRHYAIIWKTTQLLEPTIILEAPDDILCIRFNHHHPYVLAASCHSGMIVVWDVSGYVALMKGPKNKWQQVRAKEITPVVIPVAATLENYPCTSKRIEWTPNSVEFSAKGPTGVTANKNLWQLYSCYDGFMTVWDIRLMEESFKPTSLPVPRLPSRVRPAFKIFPVVKDKRRDVAITCFAMIDHSEKKGHTRLSELVSYPPICIAGTDEGEIFIIDWRNYSDMERGAACTANLCIAFHDGAVVDIIPAPHISNTVLSIGGRIWALWKSVELEGPVLELAPRPVTIQSAAWSPWQTSIVAIGLADGLVEIWDIILSTSRPQRQMRISKSAITSIGFGRDDEGTYIAITDADGTGKITLLPFFTKSLCPGVRELTRVEKFMDSEVHHRLSMAQMLQPAPVAPQLHLPESPLIYSNREAYMEDFKILEKKILKDVGDV; via the exons ATGCCTCGGATCACGCCGAACTCACGGCCGAATTTCCGCCCGTTACCGTCGCCGAACTCTTCTCCTATCCCATCCGCCGGCGCACTCGTGGTGTCCAG TTACCCGAGGCATGCCACAAGTCAATATGAAGCGAGGCAGTTTAACCACCAAGAAATCGATCACCACTTAAATTCCATTGGCTTCCAAACATTCCTCAGCAAAGCTTCGTTGCG AGTTGAGCGAGTCCTGGTCGAGAATTGTCTTTTCAATCCGTTCATCGACCACGTCAACCGATTGATTTGTTCGGACGATAGTCTCGATCCGGCCAGAGCAAATGACAGCCCTCGCAAACCGGTTATGAAACATTGCGCTGGTCCGGCTCCCAGACGGTTGATGCACCAAAGTGATTTATGCGAAGGCAAATTCGTTTCTTCTCTTCACTGCCATCCGACTTTCCCTG GGGTCATTGCGGCCGGATACGCCTCGAAAATCCAGATGGAACAGAGACAATTATATCGGGATTCCAGCCGCAACAACGGACGCCATTACGCCATTATCTGGAAAACTACTCAACTGCTGGAACCGACA ATCATTTTGGAAGCTCCTGATGACATCTTGTGCATCCGattcaaccaccaccacccgtaCGTATTGGCAGCATCCTGCCATTCGGGCATGATCGTCGTTTGGGATGTGTCCGGTTACGTGGCACTCATGAAAGGTCCGAAAAACAAATGGCAGCAGGTTCGTGCCAAAGAAATCACTCCGGTTGTCATTCCGGTAGCCGCAACTTTAGAAAACTATCCGTGCACCAGCAAACGTATAGAATGGACTCCTAACTCGGTCGAG TTTTCAGCTAAAGGACCAACAGGAGTCACTGCCAACAAAAATCTGTGGCAACTCTACAGTTGTTATGACGGATTCATGACGGTTTGGGACATTCGCTTGATGGAAGAAAGTTTCAAACCCACCTCCCTTCCGGTTCCTCGCTTGCCCAGTCGCGTCAGACCTgctttcaaa ATATTTCCGGTGGTCAAAGATAAGCGACGTGACGTGGCCATCACGTGCTTCGCCATGATAGATCACTCGGAAAAGAAGGGCCACA CGCGACTTTCTGAATTGGTATCCTACCCACCAATCTGCATCGCTGGAACGGACGAAGGAGAAATCTTTATCATCGACTGGAGAAACTATTCGGATATGGAACGCGGTGCAG cttGCACGGCAAATTTGTGCATCGCTTTCCATGACGGCGCTGTGGTGGACATTATTCCGGCTCCTCATATTTCCAATACAGTTTTATCAATCGGCGGTCGGATTTGGGCCCTCTGGAAGTCCGTTGAACTG GAGGGCCCTGTATTAGAACTGGCTCCGAGACCGGTTACGATCCAATCGGCTGCTTGGTCACCCTGGCAAACGTCGATAGTAGCCATAGGATTAGCAGATGGCCTGGTGGAAATTTGGGATATCATCCTTTCTACATCGAGACCACAGCGACAAATGCGCATTTCTAAATCGGCCATTACGT CCATCGGCTTCGGTCGGGATGACGAAGGAACTTATATCGCCATAACGGACGCAGACGGAACGGGCAAAATTACCTTGCTGCCTTTTTTCACCAAAAGTCTGTGTCCAGGAGTCAGAGAG CTCACAAGAGTCGAGAAATTCATGGATAGTGAAGTACATCACCGTTTGTCCATGGCCCAAATGTTGCAACCCGCCCCAGTTGCCCCACAGCTCCACCTGCCTGAATCCCCATTAATCTACAGCAATCGCGAGGCGTACATGGAAGATTTCAAGATTCTCGAGAAAAAGATTCTCAAAGATGTCGGTGATGTTTGA
- the LOC124322648 gene encoding dynein axonemal intermediate chain 3-like isoform X3 encodes MLNYPRHATSQYEARQFNHQEIDHHLNSIGFQTFLSKASLRVERVLVENCLFNPFIDHVNRLICSDDSLDPARANDSPRKPVMKHCAGPAPRRLMHQSDLCEGKFVSSLHCHPTFPGVIAAGYASKIQMEQRQLYRDSSRNNGRHYAIIWKTTQLLEPTIILEAPDDILCIRFNHHHPYVLAASCHSGMIVVWDVSGYVALMKGPKNKWQQVRAKEITPVVIPVAATLENYPCTSKRIEWTPNSVEFSAKGPTGVTANKNLWQLYSCYDGFMTVWDIRLMEESFKPTSLPVPRLPSRVRPAFKIFPVVKDKRRDVAITCFAMIDHSEKKGHTRLSELVSYPPICIAGTDEGEIFIIDWRNYSDMERGAACTANLCIAFHDGAVVDIIPAPHISNTVLSIGGRIWALWKSVELEGPVLELAPRPVTIQSAAWSPWQTSIVAIGLADGLVEIWDIILSTSRPQRQMRISKSAITSIGFGRDDEGTYIAITDADGTGKITLLPFFTKSLCPGVRELTRVEKFMDSEVHHRLSMAQMLQPAPVAPQLHLPESPLIYSNREAYMEDFKILEKKILKDVGDV; translated from the exons ATGTTGaa TTACCCGAGGCATGCCACAAGTCAATATGAAGCGAGGCAGTTTAACCACCAAGAAATCGATCACCACTTAAATTCCATTGGCTTCCAAACATTCCTCAGCAAAGCTTCGTTGCG AGTTGAGCGAGTCCTGGTCGAGAATTGTCTTTTCAATCCGTTCATCGACCACGTCAACCGATTGATTTGTTCGGACGATAGTCTCGATCCGGCCAGAGCAAATGACAGCCCTCGCAAACCGGTTATGAAACATTGCGCTGGTCCGGCTCCCAGACGGTTGATGCACCAAAGTGATTTATGCGAAGGCAAATTCGTTTCTTCTCTTCACTGCCATCCGACTTTCCCTG GGGTCATTGCGGCCGGATACGCCTCGAAAATCCAGATGGAACAGAGACAATTATATCGGGATTCCAGCCGCAACAACGGACGCCATTACGCCATTATCTGGAAAACTACTCAACTGCTGGAACCGACA ATCATTTTGGAAGCTCCTGATGACATCTTGTGCATCCGattcaaccaccaccacccgtaCGTATTGGCAGCATCCTGCCATTCGGGCATGATCGTCGTTTGGGATGTGTCCGGTTACGTGGCACTCATGAAAGGTCCGAAAAACAAATGGCAGCAGGTTCGTGCCAAAGAAATCACTCCGGTTGTCATTCCGGTAGCCGCAACTTTAGAAAACTATCCGTGCACCAGCAAACGTATAGAATGGACTCCTAACTCGGTCGAG TTTTCAGCTAAAGGACCAACAGGAGTCACTGCCAACAAAAATCTGTGGCAACTCTACAGTTGTTATGACGGATTCATGACGGTTTGGGACATTCGCTTGATGGAAGAAAGTTTCAAACCCACCTCCCTTCCGGTTCCTCGCTTGCCCAGTCGCGTCAGACCTgctttcaaa ATATTTCCGGTGGTCAAAGATAAGCGACGTGACGTGGCCATCACGTGCTTCGCCATGATAGATCACTCGGAAAAGAAGGGCCACA CGCGACTTTCTGAATTGGTATCCTACCCACCAATCTGCATCGCTGGAACGGACGAAGGAGAAATCTTTATCATCGACTGGAGAAACTATTCGGATATGGAACGCGGTGCAG cttGCACGGCAAATTTGTGCATCGCTTTCCATGACGGCGCTGTGGTGGACATTATTCCGGCTCCTCATATTTCCAATACAGTTTTATCAATCGGCGGTCGGATTTGGGCCCTCTGGAAGTCCGTTGAACTG GAGGGCCCTGTATTAGAACTGGCTCCGAGACCGGTTACGATCCAATCGGCTGCTTGGTCACCCTGGCAAACGTCGATAGTAGCCATAGGATTAGCAGATGGCCTGGTGGAAATTTGGGATATCATCCTTTCTACATCGAGACCACAGCGACAAATGCGCATTTCTAAATCGGCCATTACGT CCATCGGCTTCGGTCGGGATGACGAAGGAACTTATATCGCCATAACGGACGCAGACGGAACGGGCAAAATTACCTTGCTGCCTTTTTTCACCAAAAGTCTGTGTCCAGGAGTCAGAGAG CTCACAAGAGTCGAGAAATTCATGGATAGTGAAGTACATCACCGTTTGTCCATGGCCCAAATGTTGCAACCCGCCCCAGTTGCCCCACAGCTCCACCTGCCTGAATCCCCATTAATCTACAGCAATCGCGAGGCGTACATGGAAGATTTCAAGATTCTCGAGAAAAAGATTCTCAAAGATGTCGGTGATGTTTGA